The sequence below is a genomic window from Nakamurella deserti.
GAGTTCAGCTGGCTGACGGTGGTGTCGCCGGAGGACCCGGACGGCACCGAGCTGGTGCTCGAACCCGATCAGCACCCGGCGGCCCGCGCCTTCCAGACCGCACTGGTCGCCGACGGCATCCCGTTCACGTCGTTCGCCGTCGACAGCGTCGCCACCGAACACGAGCGGCTGTCCGCGCTGGGAGTGGTCTTCACCCAGCCGCCGCTGTCGATGGGACCCGTCACCACCGCCGTCTTCGACGACACCTGCGGCAACCTCATCCAGATCGCGGGCGGGCCCTGACCGTCAGCGTCGCGACGCCCGGACGATCCGCCGGGTCAGCACCGCGACGCCGGCGCCGATCCCGACCCACGGCCCCGCCACCAGGATCGGGTCGATCCACTGGTGCTTGACGTCGGCACGGCGGTGCCCGAAGCGGGACGCCAGGCCGTGCCGTCGGCCCTCGCTGAGCACGCCGGTCTCGGTCACCGGGTTGTCGGGCCGCAGCGAGGCCAGGGACCGCAGATGGCTCCCCCAGGCGTCGACGCGGTCACCGGCGACGAGCAGCAGCCAGTGCGCGGCCCGACCCTCGCTGTACCGGTCGTAGGCGTAGCGCCGGATGGCGCCGGACACCCCGTGCAGCGGTGCGACCGTGCCGAACACCGGGGTCAGCATCGCGTGCTCGATGGACCGCTCGCGACTGCCGTCGTCCGGTTGCCGTTCCGGGAAGTCCCAGTGGGCGCCGGTGGCGCCGGGGTCGAACCGCTCCCGGGGGAACGACGGCCGGTCGGCCGGGTCGAGATCGGCGCCCCATCCGGGGATCTCGGCGCGCAACTGCTCCGAGGACCGCGCGCGGCTGGGCTTGTCGGCGGTGTACGGCATGATCAGGCCGCCTTTCCGGGAACGACGACCGGCTTGATGCAGCCGTCGAGCTTGGCCGAGAACATGTGGTAGCCCTCGGCGATGTGTTCCAGCGGTATCCGGTGCGTGATCAGGTCACTCGGGTCGAAGTGGCCCGCCCGCAGGTGTTCCAGGAGCCGCGGCCACTGCCGTTTCACCGGCGTCTGGTTCATCCGCAGTGTCAGGCCCTTGTTCATCGCATCGCCGAACTTGACCGCGCTGAACAGCGGCCCGTAGGCGCCGATCACCGACACGGTGCCGCCCTTGCGGACGGCGTCGATGGCCCAGTTCAACGCGATCGGTGAGCCGCCCTGCAGCTTGAACTTCGCCGCCGTGACGTGCTGCAGGAAGTTGCCGTCGGCCTCCGCGCCCACCGCGTCGATGACGACGTCGGCGCCGAGATGGTCGGTCTGCCGCTTGAGCTCGACCACGATGTCGTCGACCTCGCCGAAGTGGATGGTCTCGGCGTGGGCGAAGGTGCGCGCCTTCTCCAGCCGGTAGTCCAGGTGGTCGACGACGATGACCCGGCCCGCCCCCATCAGCCAGCACGACCGGGCGGCGTACAGCCCGACCGGGCCCGCACCGAAGACCACGACCGTGTCGCCCTCGACGATGTCGCCGAGCTGGGCGCCGAAGTAGCCGGTGGGCAGCGCGTCGGTGAGCAGCAGGGCGTTCTCCGCGGAGAGCCAGTCCGGGATCTTCGACGGTCCCACGTCGGCGAACGGCACCCGGACGTACTCGGCCTGGCCGCCGTCGTAGCCGCCCGTCGTGTGGGAGTAGCCGTAGATGCCACCCACCGCCGTCGCGTTCGGGTTGACGTTGTGGCAGTTGGAGAACAGACCCCGCGCACAGAAGAAGCAGGAGCCGCAGTAGACGTTGAACGGCACCATGACCCGGTCACCCGGCACCAGGGACCGGACGGAGGAACCGACCTCGTGGACGACGCCGATGAATTCGTGCCCGAAGGTGGTACCGATCCGGGTGTCGGGCATCATGCCGTGGTACAGGTGCAGGTCCGATCCGCAGATGGCGGCCAGCTCGACCCGGACCACGGCGTCGTTCGGGTGCTCGATCCGGGGCTCGGACTTCTCCTCGACACGGATCTTGTAGGGACCTCGGTAGACCATGGCGCGCACGGCGTCTCCTCCGGCGGTCCCGCCGCGGGCGGCCTGCTCTCTGACCTGGACGGCGGTCGGGACACCCGGTGTCTACCCAGAACCGGCCGGAAGGGTCAGCTGTGGTGGCCGGCCTCGTGCGTGAGGTGGCTGGCCGGCTCCAGTTGGAACGTCGAGTGCTCGACGTCGAAGTGGCCCTGCAGGCACTCCTGGAGGTGGTCCAGGATCATCGGCGAGCGGCCGTTGGTGAAGCAGTCGTCGTCGATCACCACGTGCGCCGAGAGCGCCGGCAGGTCCGATGTCACCGTCCAGACGTGCAGGTCGTGCACCCCCACGATCTCGGGCACCCCGAGCATGTGCTCGCGGACCTCGGCCAGCGCGACCGACTTCGGCGCGGCCTCCAGCAGCACCCGGCCGGAGTCACGCAGCAGCCCCCAGGCCGACCGCAGCATCAGCGCCACCACGATCAGCGACGCGATCGCGTCGGCCCGGACGTAGCCCGTGGTGAGGATGACGATGGCCGCGATCAGGGTGCCGATGAAGGCGTACAGATCGGTGAGGATGTGCTGGAACGCGCCCTCCACGTTGAGGCTGCCGCGGTCGGCCCGGCTGAGCACCCAGGTCGCCACCACGTTGACGGCGACCCCGAGCAGCGCGACCGCCAGCACCGGGCCGCCGTCGACGGCCGGCGGGTCGAACAGCCGCTCGACGGATTCGATGCCGACGAGGATGCCGACCACCAGCAGCGTGATGCCGTTCACCGCCGCGGACAGGATCTCGGCACGTTTGAAGCCGAACGTCCAGTCGCCGGTGGCCGGACGGGCCGCGAGCCGGATCGCCCACAACGAACCGGCGATGGCCCCGGCGTCGGACAGCATGTGACCCGCGTCGGCGAGCAGGGCGACGGACCCGGACGCCAGCGCGACGACGACCTCGACGATCAGGAACCCGACGATGAGCGCCAGGGCGACGGCGAGGTGGCGGGTGTCGGCGTTCGCGCTGATCGCATGGCTGTGCCCGCCGTGCCCGCCGCGGCCGCCGTGCCCGCCGTGCCCGTCGCCGTGCCCGTCACCGTGGCCGCCGTGGCCGTGCCCGTCACCGTGGTCGGCGGTGGCGTGCACGTGCACCGGCGCGGCGGGTCCGGGTCCGGGTCCGCAGAGCGCGTCGCGCCGCGCGGCGTCCCGGGGGTCGTGGGCGGTCATGCGGTGGCCGCGCGGTCGAGATCGGGATCGAGGTCGGGCAGGTCGCACGACGCGGGGTCGACCGCGAGCACCACGCTCATCAGATCGGTGAGCGCGTGCGCCAGCCGCGGGTCGGCCAACTCGTACCGCGAACGGCGTCCGTCGGGCACCGACACCACCAGACCGCAGCCGCGCAGGCAGGCCAGATGGTTGGACAGACTCTGGCGGGACACCCCGATCAGGTCGGCCAGACCGGCCGGATAGGCCGGGCTCTCGCGCAGCGCGAGCAGGATCCGCACCCGGGTCGGGTCGGACAGGGCGTGCCCGAAACGGGCGAGCACCGCGGCGTGGGTCAACGTGGTCACCCCGCCGACAGTACATCTGCCGCTGTACTCAGGGCCAGGTGACCGCCGTCATCCCGCCCCGGCACCGCCGCGCGCGGCGTCAGTGCCGGGGCGCATCCACGAACCGGCCGCCCCGCCGACTCAGTGCCGGGGCGCGTCCACGAACCGGCCGATGGTGGTGTCCTTGCGGACCGCGTCGGCGGCGAAGATGCGACCGCTCATGGCGATCCAGACACCCGGCGGCATCGTCTGCAGGGCCGCGACGGCCAACCCCAGGTTGAAGGCGGCGTCGGAGTCGGTCATCCGCGCGGGCACCATCGCCCCGGTCAGAACCACCACCCGGTCCGCGACGTCGGACAGCACGGTGGCGGTGTCGACCATCGTGTCGGTGCCGTGGGTGATCAGCACCCGGTCGGCCGGTGCGGCCAGCACGTGCCGACGGATCAGCGCCCGGTCTTCGTCGGTCAGGTCGAGACTGTCCTTGCCGCAGACCGCCTCGACGCTGAGGTCCAGCCAGGACCGCCCGGTCGCGAGGATCGCCGGCACCATCGGGTCGCCGATCTCCAGTTCGCCGGCGACCGAGTACTCCTTGTCGATGGTGCCGCCGGTGGCGATGACGTGCACCCGCAGGTCACCGGTCACCGCGCGCCGGGTCGGCGATGCGACCGCGGCCACCGCGTCAAGCTCGATCCGCGCTCCGAACGGCAACTGCGCCACCGCGACGCAGGTGCGGGCCGGCCGGGGCTCGCCCAGCGTGGCGACGTAGACCTCGTCCATCGCCGGCCGGTCGGCCATGTCCACCAGGTAGACGGTCACCTTGACCAGGTCGGCGGTCGTCAGGTCCTCGGCGGACAGCGCGGCGGTGAGGTTCGCGAACGCCTGCCGCGCCTCAGCCACCACCCCGCCCGCCACGATGTCGCCGCCCGCGACCCCGAGCTGCCCGGCCACGAACAGCACGTCGCCCGCGCGGCGCACCGTGCTGTAGGGGTGCTGGGCATCGGAGAAGCGGCGCGGCGCGGTCCCGGGAGTCGGTGTCATGCCGACGATCATCCCGCGGAACGCCCGAGGTGCCCGCCCGGCACAGCGGCGGCATGATCGGAGGATGTTCGAGGGTTTCGTCACCGAGCGCGTCGACGTCGGCGAGGCCGAACTGCTCGTCCGCCACGGGGGCGAGGGTCCCCCTTTGGCGCTGCTGCACGGACACCCCCGGACGTCGGCCACCTGGCACCGCGTCGCGCCGCGGCTCGTCGCGGCCGGCTTCACCGTGGTCTGCCCCGACCTGCGCGGCTACGGCCGCTCACGCGGGCCGGATCCCGCTCCGGACCACCGGCCGCACAGCAAGCGCGTCGTCGCGGGCGACATCGCCGCCCTGATGACCCGTCTCGGGCACCCGACGTTCGCGGTGGCCGGCCACGACCGGGGCAGCTACGTCGCCCTGCGGCTGACCCTGGACCATCCGCGGCGGGTGACCCGGCTGGCGATGCTGGACGGCATCCCGATCACCGAGCACCTGTCCCGGATGGGCCCGGAGTTCGCCACCCGCTGGTGGCACTGGTTCTTCTTCGCCCAGCCGGACATCCCGGAGCGGGTCATCACCGCCGATCCGGACGCCTGGTACCGCGCCGATCCGGCGGTGATGGGTGCGGACAACCACGCCGAGTTCCGCGCGGCCACCCGCGACCCGCGGGTGGTGCGGGCGATGCTCGAGGACTACCGGGCGGGGCTCACCGTCGACCGGGCCGACGAGGCGGCCGACCGCGCCGCGGGGGTGGGCGTCGACGTCCCGCTGCTGGTGCTGTGGTCGCTGCGTGACGACCTCGCACAGCTCTACGGTGACCCGCGGGCGGTCTGGGCCGGCTGGGCGGCCGATGTCCGCGGGCACGGCATCGACTCGGGTCACCACATGGCCGAGGAGGCACCGGAGGAGCTCGCAGCGGCGCTCGCCGGGTTCTTCGCCGGGCGGTGACGACGTTCCCGGCCCACGATGAGGGCATGGGACCCGACCGCGCGCAACTCCGGCAGATCGTGCTGGACACCACCGACGCCCGCGGGCTGGCCGAGTTCTACCGGCAGCTGCTGGGCCTGGTCTATCGGCCGGGTGACGAGCTCCCGCCCGACGGGGACGACGTCCGGGGCCGCGACTGGCTGGTGCTGCGTGACCCGGCGGGTGGCGTGTCGGTGGCGTTCCAGCAGGTGGCGGGACTGCCGCGGGCGACGTGGCCGACCGGTGACCGTCCGCAGCAGCTGCACCTCGATCTGACCGTGCGCGGTGTCGCAGCCCTGGACGCCGAACACCGGCGCATCCTCGGGCTCGGCGCGACCCTGCTGTCCGACCGCGCCGACGATCCCGAGGAACCGTTGCGCGTCTACGCCGATCCCGCCGGCCACCCGTTCTGCGTCTTCGTCGCCTGAGGGCCGCCCCGCCCGAGGGACACATCGCCCGAGGACCGCGCGACAGGGGTGGTGAGCAGCGGCACACCGAATTACTTGACCGGTACAGTCGGCCGCCGTTACCGTGGTGGCAGTCCTTCTGTAGCGGTACAGAAGCCCGACCCCCGAGGAGTTCCCGTGCAGTACAGCCCGACCTTCCACGTGATGGCCCTCAGCGCTCAGCAGCGTGAGTTCGACCTCGTCCGGCCCGACGGACCCACCGTCGCCGAGCGCCCCGCCGGCCGCCTGCGGACCGTCCTGGGCCGCGGCCTCCCGTCCCGGGTGCACCTCCCCCGCGCCACCCGCCGGCACGCCACCGCCTGAGACTCCGGTGCGGGCCCCGCGGACGGTGACCGTCCGGGGACGACGGGTCGGTCCCGCCCCCCGGGCGGCGCCGGATCGGCTTCGCGCCGACAGCTGTGACCGCTACCGTCGTCCTCACCGACGAGGGAAGGTGGGCCGGTGGGCCGCGTGACGCTGCAGACCGTGGCCGACAAGGTCGGCGTCAGCCGGATGACGGTGTCCAACGCGTTCTCCCGTCCCGACCAGCTCTCCGCGCCGCTGCGCGACCGGATCCTCGCCGCGGCCGCCGACCTGGGCTACATCGGCCCCGACCCCGCCGCCCGGGCGCTGGCCCGTGGCACCACCAGCACCGTCGGCATCGTGTTGACCTCGCTGGTGCAGAGCGCTTTCGCCGACGAGGTCGCCACGGCGTTCCTCGGCGCCATCGCCAGCGAGCTCGCGCCGTCCGGATTGTCGCTGACCCTGCTCTCCACCGTCGAGACCGCCGGCCGGGTCCCGGCGCGCGACGTGCCGATGGACGGCGCCGTGGTCTTCCACTGCGATCCGCGGTCGCCCGCACTGGACTGGCTGCAGCGCCGCCGGCTGCCGATGGTCTACGTGGACCAGATCCCCGCGCCCGACATCCCGAGCGTCAACGTGGACGACCGCGGCGGCGCCCGCGCCGGCGCCGAGCACCTGCTCGGCCTGGGTCACCGCCGGATCGGCATCGTGAGCGCCGACATCGTGCCGCCGTACGGCGTGGTCAGCGGGGGCGGGGCACCCGACCGGCAGTCCTACGTCGCCTACGAACGCATCGCCGGCTGGCGGGAGGTGCTCACCGCGGCCGGGGTCGAGCCGGTCGTCGTGAACCGCCCGCACCCCACCGAGGGTGACGGCTACGAGGCGCTGGAGGCCCTGCTCGACGCCGACCCGTCCGTCACCGGGGTGCTCTGCTTCGCCGACACCCTCGCCCACGGGGTCATGCTCGCCGCCCAGAACCGCGGACTCGTGCTCCCGCAGGACCTCTCGGTGGTGGGGTTCGACGACAACCCGCTGGCGTCCCGGTTGCGCCCGGCCCTGACGACGGTCCGGCAGGACGTGCACGCGAAGGGCCGGCTGGCGGCCAGTGCGCTCGTCGAGCTCGTCGAGGCGGCCCGCTCCGACGAGCCGCCGGCCGCGGTCGCTGCCCAGATCGTGCTGCCCACCGAACTCGTGGTCCGGGAGAGCACCGCGGCGCCACGGTCGTGACCGGCCCCCGGACTACGGTCGGCGCGTGGACATCCTCGACCCCGTCACCCTGTCCGGCGATCACGTGGTGCTCGAGCCCCTGTCGCACGACCATCTGGACGGCCTGATCACCGCCGTCGAGGACGGCGAGCTGTGGAGACTCAGCTACACCGCGGTGCCGAGTCCGGAGGGGATGGCCACCGAGATCGACCGTCGGCTCGGCGAACACGCGGCCGGCCGGATGCTGCCGTTCACCGCTGTCCGGCGGGACACCGGTGCGGTGATCGGCATGACCACCTTCATGAACGTGGACACCCGGAACCGGCGGGTCGAGATCGGCTCGACGTGGAACGCCGTCTCCGCCCAACGCAGCGGTACCAACACCGAGAGCAAGCTGCTGCTGCTCGAACACGCCTTCGACACCCTGGACTGCATCGCCGTGGAGTTCCGCACGCACTGGCTCAACCTGCAGTCCCGGCGGGCCATCGAGAAGCTCGGCGCCAAACAGGACGGTGTGCTCCGCAGCCATCAGCGGATGGCGGACGGCTCGCTGCGCGACACCGTGGTGTTCTCGATCATCGCCGTCGAGTGGCCGGCCATCCGCACCGAGTTGCGGCGGCGGCTCGCCGCGCACTGACGCGGCGCGTCGGGCACCGCGACCCTGGCGGGACGGCGGATCGCCGACACCGGACTCAGCGGCCGGGGCGTTGCCCGCCACGACCGGGACCGCCGCCCGCGGTGTATTCGCCGGCGACGACGGTGCCGACCGTGGTGGCGCCGTCCAGCGTGCCCGACCCGAGGCCCGCTGACACGTCCGCGGTCGCGCCGGTGGACACCGTGTACGTCTGGCTCGCGACGATGTCCGCCGACGAGAAAACAAGCGACTGGGTGGATTTGGTGGGGACGAAGGTCGCGACGACGGTGCCTGCGCTGTCGGAGAGCGAGACCACGGAGCCGGCGGGCACCGCCGAGCCGAAGCTCACCTGCACCGACGACTGCGGCGACGCGACGGCGGGCGTGACCACCATTCCGGCGCTGCCGGCCGCCGCCAGGGTGCCACCGCTGACGGTGAGCTCACCGTTGACGTCCAGCGCTCCGTTGCCGCTGCCGGCGGGCCCGTTGACCACCACGGTGCCGCCACTGACGACGGCCGAGCCGTTGGAGTCCAGACCGTCGCCCTCGGCGGTGATCGTCACGCTGCCGCCGCTGATCTCGACCAGCTGCGCACCGGCCTGCTCTCCACCGGTGGCGGTGCCGCCGGCCGCGTTGACGCCGTCGTCGGTGGAGGTCACGTCGACCGTCCCACCGGACACGGCGATGGTCATGGCCTCGAGGCCCTCGGTGGACCCCGTGACGGTGACGGTGCCGCCGGTGACGCCGAGCTGATCGACGGCCTTGATCCCGTCGTCGCCGGCCGCGACGGTGAGCGAGCCACCGCTGACCAGCAGCCAGCCCAGGTCGGCGTCCTCGTCGTTGTCCGACGTCACGCCGTCGCCCCCGGCGGTGACGGTGTGACTGCCGTCGAGCAGGGCCAGGTAGTCCTTGCCCCTGATGCCGTCGTCGACCGCATCGACGGTCACGGTGCCGGATGCGAGGACCAGTCCGTCCTTGCTCACGATGCCGTCGGCGTACCGGCCCTGGACGGTCAACGCGCCGCCGCCGGCGATGGTCAGGTCCGCCATCGAGTACAGCGCGGCATCCGGCGCGTCGTCGGCGGTGTCGGCGTAGGACGCGGCGTCGTCGAGGCTGTTGGCGCTGCCGTCGGCCAGGTACAGGATCGCTTCGTCCGCGCTGGTCACCACGAACGCCGATCCGGTGGAGCTGGACACCGACACCCCGTCCAGGATGACGCGCACGACGTCCTCCTCGCCGGCGGCCACCACGATCCGGCCGTCGGTCAGGCTGCCGCTGAGGCGGTAGGTGCCGGCGGCGGAGATGGTGACGGTGTCGGCGTCGACGGTGACCCCCGCGGCGGGGGTGGAGGCGTCGTCGGCCAGGGTCACCGCGACCTCGGAGGCGGTGTCCCAGGTGAGGTCGTCGCCGTCGAAATGGGTGGCCGCGGCGATGTCGGCGGCCACGGTCGTGA
It includes:
- a CDS encoding alpha/beta fold hydrolase, with the protein product MFEGFVTERVDVGEAELLVRHGGEGPPLALLHGHPRTSATWHRVAPRLVAAGFTVVCPDLRGYGRSRGPDPAPDHRPHSKRVVAGDIAALMTRLGHPTFAVAGHDRGSYVALRLTLDHPRRVTRLAMLDGIPITEHLSRMGPEFATRWWHWFFFAQPDIPERVITADPDAWYRADPAVMGADNHAEFRAATRDPRVVRAMLEDYRAGLTVDRADEAADRAAGVGVDVPLLVLWSLRDDLAQLYGDPRAVWAGWAADVRGHGIDSGHHMAEEAPEELAAALAGFFAGR
- a CDS encoding ArsR/SmtB family transcription factor — encoded protein: MTTLTHAAVLARFGHALSDPTRVRILLALRESPAYPAGLADLIGVSRQSLSNHLACLRGCGLVVSVPDGRRSRYELADPRLAHALTDLMSVVLAVDPASCDLPDLDPDLDRAATA
- a CDS encoding cation diffusion facilitator family transporter, whose amino-acid sequence is MTAHDPRDAARRDALCGPGPGPAAPVHVHATADHGDGHGHGGHGDGHGDGHGGHGGRGGHGGHSHAISANADTRHLAVALALIVGFLIVEVVVALASGSVALLADAGHMLSDAGAIAGSLWAIRLAARPATGDWTFGFKRAEILSAAVNGITLLVVGILVGIESVERLFDPPAVDGGPVLAVALLGVAVNVVATWVLSRADRGSLNVEGAFQHILTDLYAFIGTLIAAIVILTTGYVRADAIASLIVVALMLRSAWGLLRDSGRVLLEAAPKSVALAEVREHMLGVPEIVGVHDLHVWTVTSDLPALSAHVVIDDDCFTNGRSPMILDHLQECLQGHFDVEHSTFQLEPASHLTHEAGHHS
- a CDS encoding LacI family DNA-binding transcriptional regulator yields the protein MTLQTVADKVGVSRMTVSNAFSRPDQLSAPLRDRILAAAADLGYIGPDPAARALARGTTSTVGIVLTSLVQSAFADEVATAFLGAIASELAPSGLSLTLLSTVETAGRVPARDVPMDGAVVFHCDPRSPALDWLQRRRLPMVYVDQIPAPDIPSVNVDDRGGARAGAEHLLGLGHRRIGIVSADIVPPYGVVSGGGAPDRQSYVAYERIAGWREVLTAAGVEPVVVNRPHPTEGDGYEALEALLDADPSVTGVLCFADTLAHGVMLAAQNRGLVLPQDLSVVGFDDNPLASRLRPALTTVRQDVHAKGRLAASALVELVEAARSDEPPAAVAAQIVLPTELVVRESTAAPRS
- a CDS encoding zinc-dependent alcohol dehydrogenase, which gives rise to MRAMVYRGPYKIRVEEKSEPRIEHPNDAVVRVELAAICGSDLHLYHGMMPDTRIGTTFGHEFIGVVHEVGSSVRSLVPGDRVMVPFNVYCGSCFFCARGLFSNCHNVNPNATAVGGIYGYSHTTGGYDGGQAEYVRVPFADVGPSKIPDWLSAENALLLTDALPTGYFGAQLGDIVEGDTVVVFGAGPVGLYAARSCWLMGAGRVIVVDHLDYRLEKARTFAHAETIHFGEVDDIVVELKRQTDHLGADVVIDAVGAEADGNFLQHVTAAKFKLQGGSPIALNWAIDAVRKGGTVSVIGAYGPLFSAVKFGDAMNKGLTLRMNQTPVKRQWPRLLEHLRAGHFDPSDLITHRIPLEHIAEGYHMFSAKLDGCIKPVVVPGKAA
- a CDS encoding carbohydrate-binding domain-containing protein, which gives rise to MRLRSLVASLATGAVLTLSACSAATTTTAESSQISSTGAGTSASSSTTAATSSSATGTSSAGTAATAAVVTTVAADIAAATHFDGDDLTWDTASEVAVTLADDASTPAAGVTVDADTVTISAAGTYRLSGSLTDGRIVVAAGEEDVVRVILDGVSVSSSTGSAFVVTSADEAILYLADGSANSLDDAASYADTADDAPDAALYSMADLTIAGGGALTVQGRYADGIVSKDGLVLASGTVTVDAVDDGIRGKDYLALLDGSHTVTAGGDGVTSDNDEDADLGWLLVSGGSLTVAAGDDGIKAVDQLGVTGGTVTVTGSTEGLEAMTIAVSGGTVDVTSTDDGVNAAGGTATGGEQAGAQLVEISGGSVTITAEGDGLDSNGSAVVSGGTVVVNGPAGSGNGALDVNGELTVSGGTLAAAGSAGMVVTPAVASPQSSVQVSFGSAVPAGSVVSLSDSAGTVVATFVPTKSTQSLVFSSADIVASQTYTVSTGATADVSAGLGSGTLDGATTVGTVVAGEYTAGGGPGRGGQRPGR
- a CDS encoding VOC family protein; protein product: MGPDRAQLRQIVLDTTDARGLAEFYRQLLGLVYRPGDELPPDGDDVRGRDWLVLRDPAGGVSVAFQQVAGLPRATWPTGDRPQQLHLDLTVRGVAALDAEHRRILGLGATLLSDRADDPEEPLRVYADPAGHPFCVFVA
- a CDS encoding VOC family protein, with the translated sequence MRITLMSLFVADQAAALEFYTRTLGFVKKTDVPMGEFSWLTVVSPEDPDGTELVLEPDQHPAARAFQTALVADGIPFTSFAVDSVATEHERLSALGVVFTQPPLSMGPVTTAVFDDTCGNLIQIAGGP
- a CDS encoding GNAT family N-acetyltransferase gives rise to the protein MDILDPVTLSGDHVVLEPLSHDHLDGLITAVEDGELWRLSYTAVPSPEGMATEIDRRLGEHAAGRMLPFTAVRRDTGAVIGMTTFMNVDTRNRRVEIGSTWNAVSAQRSGTNTESKLLLLEHAFDTLDCIAVEFRTHWLNLQSRRAIEKLGAKQDGVLRSHQRMADGSLRDTVVFSIIAVEWPAIRTELRRRLAAH
- a CDS encoding Rid family hydrolase, with translation MTPTPGTAPRRFSDAQHPYSTVRRAGDVLFVAGQLGVAGGDIVAGGVVAEARQAFANLTAALSAEDLTTADLVKVTVYLVDMADRPAMDEVYVATLGEPRPARTCVAVAQLPFGARIELDAVAAVASPTRRAVTGDLRVHVIATGGTIDKEYSVAGELEIGDPMVPAILATGRSWLDLSVEAVCGKDSLDLTDEDRALIRRHVLAAPADRVLITHGTDTMVDTATVLSDVADRVVVLTGAMVPARMTDSDAAFNLGLAVAALQTMPPGVWIAMSGRIFAADAVRKDTTIGRFVDAPRH